The Equus quagga isolate Etosha38 unplaced genomic scaffold, UCLA_HA_Equagga_1.0 210287_RagTag, whole genome shotgun sequence genome contains the following window.
ttgtcTCTCCAGCCAGCTGGACTGTGAGCCCCTTGAGAATAGACATCAGGTCTGATTTAACTCTGGTCCCAGGCTCCAGGCACAGTGCCTGCAGAGCAAGAGCTTGAGAGAAGTTGCTGATCGTCAGCCTCTACACTTGTGCATTGCTATCAACGGTCTAGAATATCTATATGTCACCTCTTACCTGTTGTGGTGCTCATCTCTATGACTGCTTGATCAGCAGATGGTCCCAAAGCAATGAAATGAATGATGGCCCCACTTTGTTTCACTTCATCCAGGCAACTGCCTGCAGAGTTATCCTCCCCATCGGTCAGCAGCACTATTTCAGATCCATCTATTTGGGGGTAAATTTCTCTAATTACCTgcaaataattacataatttagAGCATAATTAGAAGTGTTCCTAGATCAAAGACTTATGGGAGATTAGAAAAAATGTAcggagaaaacaaaaatgtgcagaaaggaagaaatagcttCTGTTTTAAAACCATAGAATCTGCAATCAGCAGTCCCTGGGGGAACGTACACATGACTCTCTATTTTGTCCACCTGCTGCAGGGAATTTCTGTTCAAATGAAGCTATATGGGAGCAGGGCTGTGGAAAATCCCACCTTGGCTAAGTGACAATGACTGCCCAGTCTTGGAAACTCAGGTCAACCAggcatgaaaaatataattgtagaatgtggcattaaatatttttctgctctttgacCACACTACCCTCTGACAAGCCTTCTGTGTATAGTTTGTTACACATACAGCTAGATGCAGTAAGAATCCACCTCAACATAAAAAACAATCCAAATTAGGGAATCCTGAGAGTGCTCATAAAGAAAGATGGGGAAAGTTCTAAGCACGTCCAAGTTAGAGACCTTGTTATATAACTTTTACTTTACCTGTAATAGTAATAAACATGGAACTAAGCATACTTTTTGTGCTCAGAGAATACACgaattatatttattgagtatgtgTGGCTTGAACCCTTTTCCTATGAAGCCAAATAGTTTGAAACTCAGAGTTCTGAATCTAGGCGCCTGTAAGAGAGGATGAAGAGAATTTATCCCAGGAGAGccacattatttcatttcctctgacAGCTTTAATTGGTAGTGGCTTCTTGGAACACCATTTTGAGAAACTGAGTCCAGGCTGAGAGGAAACAAATGACAGATTGTCAGTGGCTTTCATGAACTTGGAGTGGAGGTGTGTGTGGATTTGCAGAAGAGGATTTGGAACGTAGAAATTCCTAATAGAGCAGGTGTCAGGGAACAAAATGACTAGCCTCATTTCAATTTTCCAATGTTTTGAGGCAAGGAATGACTATTATATATGTcacaatatatttgaaatatgctCTGACATGCATTACCACcgaattgaaaaatagaaaatgcttttatacatttataacatTTATCCAGCATCCCCATCACACTCTGCCTTCACATTTGAGtgcaaaatgaagatttaaaGATGAAGCAGAGTTCTGTCCTTCACCTCTCCCTTTCTTGTATTAGTTTACCCACTGAGCACCTACAGTGTGTTAGTCACTGACCTGGCTACTGGGGATTCAGCAGGAACTATATGGTTGCTGCATTCAtggaaagaatgaattaaatttaaaaatatttgttgagaatgaGTGAGAGACCGGGGAGATACAGAGGTGAGTGACAAAGACACAGCAAATGTATTCTACGGTTCAAGAGAAACAGCCAAATATTACAGTGCcaccatttactgaatacttGCTCCAAGTTACATGTGTTTTATTCTCTGTATAATTTAACTCAAGGCCCAATTCTGAACACATCCCTAGATCACAACCGCACTACCACTCTGCTCCCTACAGTTTATTTCCTGTGGGGCAACCAGAGTCAACTTCATAAATCGTAAATTAATTCTCAGTCTCTGATGCTTAAAGCCCTTCGGTAGCTTTCTGTGgtgcttaaaataaaatacaaacttctTATCATATTTTTTGAAGCTTTGAAAGTTGTAGCTACTGTCTACCTGCCAATCACATTTCGTAGCCCCTCATTTGTCAGACTCCAGTGTCACTAGCTTCTGTTATTTCTTGGAATAATCCAGTTCTTTTCCACCTCTTTCCCAAGGGACTTTGCACTTTCCTTTCTGCCTGAACCACTGACTCCTTATCCTTCAAATCTTAGCTTAAATGTCACCCTTCAGAGAAAGCCCCAGTGGCCTCTCTACCTAAGGTAGCCAGTGCCCCTCTTTTCCCAGTTACTCTATGACTTCACTCTGGTTCCTTCACAACACTGTCTCCAAAAatctttaattattattgttttaaattaattgattgattgattgatggaGGTATGATATATTCCCCACTGGGATAGCGTTCACCACCAGGGCAGAAAAGCTTTGCTGGgtacataaatatatgttgaatattaaattatattatatgttTATCCACTACTCCCTACTCTAAAcatatgttgaataaattaaaacatgaacAGTCTTATCTGCTGGCTTTCATTGCTGATGAGGTTATAGAAGTCTAGAGAGGTGAAGAGTCATGCTTagggtcacaaagctagtaagtgatgaTTGGAGTTTGAACCCAGGACTTCATGTTAGAATTTTATTGAGGGGACAGGAGACTCAAATAACATGGGACTGAGGAATTCAGATTCAATTTTACAGACCCTGAGGGGACAGTGAAGCTTCCTTAGCTGGAAAATGATGCAAATGATACTAATTACAACCTCATATTGACCATTTGGATATTAATAACATTCATAATAATCGTTATTGTGAATTATATATTTAGTATAAATAGATATTGTTCTAAGTATgtaaatatatcatttcatttgctCCTCATAATAGCCCTGTGAAGTAGCATtcttgttttcctctattttatagctAAGGCCCTGAGAATCCAAAGAGACTGAAACGTTGtctaagatcacatagctagtacGTAGTAGAGCCAGTTCTCTGAGGTCAAAACTCATGTTGTGACCAGTCTTCCTTACCCAACTTTGACTAACAGTCCCTGCCACATCTGCTTTAAGAGATAAACATCACTTTTCTGTAACTGGATGTCACAGACACTGAAACGAGGATTGGCccaaagtggaatcatacacttaGCTTGCTTCGTTGCATTAAATGTTGATGACTTTTGCTGCCCAAGCACACTTATTTAACTAACCTTTATTGGGCACTGACTATTGCATGGTAACAAGACAAAGTCCCGACCCCATTGGGCTTGTGCTTTAGGGGCATTTTAAtagtcatttattcactcaccagTTTATATGTTGACTTAGTGATCCATTAAAAAATCATCAAGACAATTTTTCTGTGGGTTAGTCATGTGCTTCCTAGGATTAGATATGTGAAAACTAGAGAGCAAGTAAGTGCAGCATgcatttaacataaaaatgtcttagtaataaaaaaaactatatgTTTAGTGTGATTTTCACCTGAAATGCCGATTTAATTCCTGCACAGATGGAAGTTCCTCCAGAAGCTGCTGTAGGTAAACTCTCCAAGAGCTTGTTTCTTTCGTTGCTGCTTATTATTTGGATTAAACTACTTTTTTTATAGGCAGTACTATCAAAGTGCACCATCCCCACCCACGATCCATTCTCAATGATCTGAAGCAGGAAATGTTTTGCTGCTTGATTCATTCGACTTAGCCGATTAGAACCCTGaataaaaaaggacaagaaaaacaaCCAAGTGTTTTCAACTGGAAAATAATAGCAGATCACATAAAATGAAGGAGTAGAATTAGTTGTTAAGAATTTTCTATCAATAGTAATCAGTGTTATTGAagaaagcaattatttttttaattgataaacttgaaaaatatagTTGTGTgtattatggaaaaaatatagtatagtAAGGAAAACAAGCTTTTGAGTAAAGCTGATTGTTGACTGCTAAGCACCCAAATTAGAGTGGAGGGTGTAGTGGGGGTTGAGTTTTAATTGGAGAATGATGACTTACATCTTAGAATCTACCTGCTTACTCCTGGGATACTCTGTTAGTTGTGTCGAGGTGAAGCCAATCCCCAGATCCTACAGTATCTCACCAGAGTATCACAGACTCCAACTGGAGGCTGAAATCTCCCCATCCACTGGGAACTAGACTACCTAATAGATGAAACTTAATCTAGCTGGAGCTGAAATAGGAGAGGCCCAATCCCTACCTCCCCTATTTCCTATTCTGTTCCTACCTCTTCCCACCACTTCCCCACCAACAGATTAATAGGAATTGGTTTTTTGGTAATTCATTAAGACTCATATCTCTTTCCTACATGAATGCCCACCATGTGAGTGTCTTCAAACATTTGTCTTTTCCAATCCCTCAACACCAACTGATCTGTGGTACCACCCCCAACACATGCCCAAATTTCCCTCTGAACTCCCTAGAACCAAATCACAGTAAGAACCTCCACCTACATCCCATCTTTGAGGGCTCTCTTTACTACCTTGCTTTACCTTTACACTTGGCTCTATCTGCACTGTGTCTAGGGGAGGGTGCTCATCTTCTCTCATTCAGGAATGTCATCTCTCCCCAGCGACACGTCCTAGGCACTTATATGTGCTGGTGTCTAACACTCTGATGCTCTTTCTGAAACTCTGTGTTATTGTGGATTATTTCATTCATGCTTTGCTCTTTTCAGTGTCCACAgaatcaccatttgttgaagacactatTCCTGATCTTCAGCATGGTCTATTCTGCCTCAAATGTGCCATTCTTTTGAGTACCTTATCACATTACATCTGCTCATTTGTAGTCTAttcatttcaacaattttttattgagtgcctatatGTGATAAACCCTGGTctaatacaaagatgaataagactcTATTTCAAGTCCTAGAGGACATGATTCCTAGAGAACATGCTTTCAAGTCCTAGAGGAGCTCCCAGTCTTGTGGGGAGAGAAGTGTGtaatttaacataatttataGTAATATGAGTTTGCACAGGTCATTATGGGAGACCAGCAGAAGAGCCCTTAGCCTAGCATAGAAGCCTAGCCCATCTCCTCCTGGGGAAATGGGTACCTCTACCAAATTTTGAAGATTGTGTATGAGTTAACCAGGTGATAGAGAAGGCAGGGAAAATTTCCTCTATTGAACTATAAACTCTTTAAGGATATGGGCTTCTACTCCTAGAGCCTGTCACAATGCCTACCATTCAGTGAATGATAGTAGAAAGAACGAATGGCTGAATCTGGTCCTATCTTCGTGATGGAGATGCTCTTTGTTGGTGTCTTTGAGCATAAAGAGGTCATCGATATAAGtgttgaaaataagataaaactgtGTTAAGAATTTTCCTGGTTGATCTTGTCCCTTGACTTGAAAGGAGTTCATAAGCCCATAATCTACCTTTTCCTCATATCTGTCAAGTATTTCCAGTAGACAATGAGGGCGAGGttagaaaacattttcctatTTCAATCTCTAGTTCTGATCTTCTAACTAAATCTTTAATAAAGGGCCGAAAAGTCCACCTCAATAAAGCCCTcattttctggaaaagacagaGACTCTTGGGTTAGGTGTTTTAAACTCTATCACTATCCTACTTTCATTATGATATTCACTGCCCAACTTGAGGTCATGATCACAGGAAGTGTTGGTACTTATGTCACCATACAATTCACAACAATCCAGGTGCAGGTAGTGTTGAGTGTTCTTAGGCCCTCAATCACCTACCTGTCCCTACATCCAGGAAAAATGGGCTCACAAACTTACCCCCATGCTTCCAGACTTATCAAGAACTAAGCACACAATTCTTTGGCTGATCTTCAGCAATGAGAAGACAGGTGGAGGGGGTGGTTCCACCATAgatgctgtgtttttaaaatcctcAGAATTGCTGATCACCTCCCATGTGCTTCTGGAATTGCACATTTTGTTTTGTAGGCTTGGAGCCTCTCGGTTATGGTTGTTTTCCTTACAGAATTCAACGACCTAAGggttgataaaattaaaaaaatttttctacatTATGCCTTTGGAAATCAAGtacaaatctgaaaaatattacaaatctaTTCTCCAAGTATGTTGTTTCTTGAATGATATTGACTCAGGAGTCATATAATAGTAAAGTGGATTTTGAGTAGTAAGTAACACTGCTTGAGTCCTTACTATGTACCAGTCAAAGAACTCTATACTAATACATCTAATCTCTCACGTGACCTGCACAGATCTTTTATAAACATGATAACATGTCCTTTGATTATAAATATACAGTCTGAAGCAATGATTGGTATACTTACAGAATTAATTGCTTGCATAAACATTATGGATGCTTTTTCAGTTTGATCTTTCTCCGGGAAGAATTGACAATCTTTTTCATACAGTTTTGTCTTAGAATTAATTTTGCATTCTCTGGTTATACAGCTGTCTCCTTGACACGTATGAACTCTATTTATACCAGTAATACCCGTGGAACACCTGAAAGTATGTGACAGTTAGTCTTTGAGGCAACGTAACGATTAAAGTTTTTTGAAAATCTTATGTTTTCATATCATGGTTTTCAATAATGACCTTTATATCAAggtttttattctcatttatgtAGCACACACATCCTGTTTtgacagcaaagtttcagggttcCTACCAGAGCAGTTATCTGTTTTTCAAGAAGTGGCAGAGGGAAATGTTAAGTGGGCTCTCCAGTGTAGGCGATGGCTGAGTTCTCTGCTGGAATTCAAGCTCCTGCTGTCCTGCTCACACTAATGGCTGGAAGCTTCCCTTTTCCAAACACCTGTCTTGGTGGCCTTGTGATGGTAAATACACTGCAGGCATCTAGACAAGGCCACTTGTGAAACAGTTGCTCTTGGTACCACCTTAGCGTAAGGTTCTTTGTAGATTTCTGTTCAAGAAGATATCCCCAAAGAATGGGATGAGGCGTGGCTACAAGTGTTTTGATATTCATTTGTATCCAAAGTGAAATGTGGCTTGAAGGAAAGACTGAGGTACTGCCCAGGAGAGCAGAGTAAAGAATGGTGGAGGTGTTTTATGCGTATGTTTTACTGCATGGTATTGGCCATAGGTGGCACTGATTACAAGTATGCTGGGATGTGAATATATCCCATCCTTTCAATGTTTCTCCAGTTTTAATCCCAGAAGGAATGACTAgattttattcagtcatttagGGAGACTCCTACATATGTGCATGCTTCTATTGCCCCAAACTCAGTGAACATAATGATGTTATCTATATTAACAATCATGATGAATATTCTGCAGTAGAGACTAGACATGTAGGAGGAATACGATGCAAACAAATGTAGTCAATGTAAAACTCTAAAATATGTGTCCTCAAACTTGGTTCGACGGAGTTGAGGAAGAGCCTTCGCTGAAATTGTATATCTTTCAGTTTGTACATTGTTTATAATTCCTCAGCCCCAGCAAGCCATCTAAGATTGGCTAAGCTGATGGCACCTAATTTTAGATCAACTCCCCCCAAACATTCTGCTTTATTGATGTCAGAACCAAGAGGATTGTCTATTATTAATGGTGATGTTAGATTGGTGTTTTAAAATGAACTGTATAAACTCAAGAAATTCCTTTTTAGTTTCTTGAAGCTGGTTGATTTCTCAGCCCACGTTTGCCACTACTTTCagcattgtttttttcatttttgtgtagtGTAAATAATTTTGATCTCCTCGCATATAGTACAGGCTTTTACACAGACAACTTCAGAATGAATGAGTTCTGGAAGCTGTGGTAGAGAGATATACAAATGCGTCAAACAGGCTACCAAATGCTCTTGAAGTTACCTGTATTTTAAATGGACAACCAGCTACTTTAAGGTACATTTtctaaaaaagcagaaaagcacTGTTTTGTGATATAGTGTTTATTACCTGGATTGGGACAAAAATGAATGACTGgctcttgaaagaaatcaaactaaGGCAAATAAGAAGCTACAGCCTGaggtaatttaagaaaatttaaatggtcATGCCTTgttgcttcaattttttttgacGTGGCGCTGTAGTAAGGCTCATCTTCATTGTACTCGTCAAACACTCCCCAGCGGAGATGGGCCCACTCGTGGACAAACAACCTCCCTGTgggaaaatattccaaatatgtCATCATAATTCAAATGACAAAATTTGCCCTgcaattattttaagaaactttttttcaatcaaaaatattcatatttaggTTTTAAATAACTGccaacatttatatttttgtttatacaaaagtattttacattcattgcattatattatattatgttacattatgtaatatataatctttttattcCACAACATATTAAATCAGCAAAACATTTATGATGTATGTGCTATGGGTGGAATAGACTGGcctttgggttttggttttgggggCAAAAAGTCTTAGATATTACAATGGCTTTTGGCTCTACAATGTTCACTCCTACtaacaacataaagagatgtaTAACATCTGTGGCATTAAAATTTCATGAAGATGCAATTAGTTAAAAAGTGTCTGTAAATGCTTCTTAGGAGGTtgacaatgaaaaaaagattgaaaaacactGTGATAGACCATAGATAATCTTGTGGGTGTCTAAAAGAACTGATTAATATACAATACTTAGTATATATAAGCATTACTTGTGtgaaaacaattattattaattaggTATATTCAGCACTATAGTAGGTACTAGGAAATATAAAGATGAGTAGGATATAGTCCTTGACTAGGATAAGCATAGAGAGAGGGAAtcagaataaaagatttttttcctaagaattttagagtgaatggaagaataaagataaatccAAGCTTGAAatgcaggaagaaaaaacaagtggaaTTTTTGTTTTAGCAATATCAGTGAAAACTTCAGAGGAAAtcaaatggaggaggagaggttgGAAATATAGCCTATTCTGCTACAACATGTGTTTCTCTAACTCAAATTAACTCATGAGACCTGAAAATAGGGGGGAAATGTCAGTATTACGCAaaagtcttttcttcttaaaatccttgctactcaaaatatgttccttggaccagcagcatcagcatacCCTGGGAGCTAACAAGATTTGCAGACTCTCAAGCCCACTCTAGAttactgagtcagaatcttcaTATTTACAAGATCCCTAAGTTATTCCTCTACACGTTAAACTTTGAGAACACTGGTTTAAGGTTTCCGAGGCAAATGGAGGCAGATTAGTGAGTATGAAATTATATCCTACAGTAAGGGAGGAAAAAGCCCTCGTGTTAGCTACTGCTCTAGAGTTTgatgaatttttagaaaatttaaaactgccTGCATAAGTGGCTCACTTTTTAGAGAATGTGTTTCCTTCTTAGGTCATGGCAGGTGGTCCTGCCTACAGTACCCACCTccatttgctaagagggtagatttcaggggctctcagcacacacacacacacacacacacaacggtAACTATGTGAGACAATGaaatgttaattagcttgactttagtaatcatttcactacgtatatgtacatcaaatcatcatgatGTAGACCTTATAAcctaaatttttgttaaaaaaagcaACCCCTCTGACTTAGAATTCCCTTCCCATCTATATCATTGTCTCAGTTCCCACAAACCCTATTCTCATTTAtgaaagcatttcctctgtgtgtgtgtgtgtacttttaaTATCTGCTATGATGGCAGcatccagccacactgagctGCTGCCAAGGGTGGTCCAAATGAGCTTCCTTGGTATCTATTACTATTgttgttatcatttttattacaaattgcATAGATTTGGGGACTGTCTtcttaatcttatttttcaaaagccttGTTGTTTTTAGGGCATTGTTTTGCATAACGTGagttttttcaaaaacatatggGTCCCATTATAGTCAGCTGTGGGCTTGGGTTGAGGTTGAGGGATATGGGAAAACAACAAGAGCTCAGGAGGGGACCTTGGCTTTAAAAACTGTAGAACATCCTCCTCTTCTAAgacagctggaggtggggagagatgaaGGTGGACACGAGTTTGGAAGTAAAGAGGAAGAAGGTAAGggcctttattttctcaaagaatctGTTGCTTGATGGGATTGACAAGAGTGACTAGAGATCTTGAGAAAACTGGTAGAAGTTTTGCAACAGCTGCTGtggggaatgagagaaagagcTGAGAAGAGGCAAGTAAAAATATTGTTGAGTAGCTTTGAGTGCTTCCCTGAGCTTGGAAGATGTGTTTTTGTAACGACACCAattagttttgtaattttcttttatatcttggAAACATATTAACAGGAGCCAAAGGAAACTACCTGGAAACTCAGTGCACAGGACTTGGCAAGTTGAATGAAACATAAGGATAAGAGTGTTGAGCTATTTATACTTGTAGTTGAATTGACTTTCTGGACATGCCAGATAGGAAAGAAAGTATAGCTAGAAGGGCACAAGGCATTAAAAGTGCCAAGGAGAGCAAACATTGTCAGGCTAAAGTATGGGGAAAACATAAGATTGGGATGGAGTGAGATGACGTAGCTTTCAAGACTGCAgtgggatggggctggcccggtagcccagtggttaagttcccacgttccgcttctgtggcccggggttcgctggtttggatcccaggtgcgaacatggcacactagtcaagccatgctgtggcaggcttcccacatataaagtagaggaagatgggcacggatgttagctcagggctaatcttcctcaaaaaaaaaaaaaaaacaaacattgcaGTGGGGAACATGTCCAGGCAATGATGAGGACCAGAGCCAGCTGAGTGTTTAACAGAGACAAGAGACTTCATGTGTGCTCGTTGAAGGGCAACAGAAGAGGGAGATTCTGGAGTATGCAGATTCAGGAAGTTTCACTGAGTAGTGACATGTGCATTGGGCCCTCTTTTAACAATGATTTgcattttatgtgaaaaataatatgCTTTAGTTCATTTGAACCAATGATGTTAACTTTTAGATGGAAGTAGATGAAACTGTCACTTTTATAGGTGAAAATGATGACTTAATGACAAGTTCATCTGGTTCAACCAAATAAGTTGAATAAGAGTATCGGCAACTAGCAGCCTGTGAGTGTTTTCTCTTGGCCAGAAACTGGCATCTTGGCTCTTTCCAGCTTGCCAGGCATCTGCCTTCCATGGAAACAGCACGTGATTGATTAATATCTGGCTGTgaagaactggaaaattaaaacctaaaaatatgccaaaagaaaacatttattaccGTTGTCCTGTGTTCAAATTTCTGTAGACACTGTACTGAGCATAGTTACGTGGATTATCTAATTTAACGTTCACAACAATTGTATAAAGGAGAAACTCCTCTATTCACCATTTTACAGGAAataggcacagagaggctaggtcacttgtccaaggtcacacacagctGATAATTAggggagtcaggatttgaaccgagGGACTCTGGCTCCAAGGCTTGGACACTTAAGCTGGATACAAAACTGCTTGTTGGAAGCACTGCAAAATATGTGTTTTAACCAAAATTCCTACCTGATGGTCCATATTCACTTTCGTTTTTTCCAAGTACAAAGTTGGGGGTGAGATGAAtgtattctcctttctctccacaggCAGTGAACTGCTTGGTGTATGGTTCATCCTTACCTGGGAGGGTAGGTGGTGCAACTAAAACATCAGCCTGAGaatgtttaaaaagatttttaaacgatcagaaatagaaatgatagCATTTAGTCAGAACAACTCTGAAACGACCAGTTTGCTGTAAAACTGAGGCGcagcaaaaattataatttttaagagaaactttTTGACTCACGTGTTCATAGCTTTCACGTTTTGGCCTCTCATATTTAGAGT
Protein-coding sequences here:
- the LOC124233707 gene encoding calcium-activated chloride channel regulator 4-like — translated: MGLFRSVVFLLVLQLLQGSDTSLVQLNNNGYEGVIIAIDPAVPEDGRIIEQIKDMVTAASTYLFEATEKRFFFKNVSILIPENWKENSKYERPKRESYEHADVLVAPPTLPGKDEPYTKQFTACGEKGEYIHLTPNFVLGKNESEYGPSGRLFVHEWAHLRWGVFDEYNEDEPYYSATSKKIEATRCSTGITGINRVHTCQGDSCITRECKINSKTKLYEKDCQFFPEKDQTEKASIMFMQAINSVVEFCKENNHNREAPSLQNKMCNSRSTWEVISNSEDFKNTASMVEPPPPPVFSLLKISQRIVCLVLDKSGSMGGSNRLSRMNQAAKHFLLQIIENGSWVGMVHFDSTAYKKSSLIQIISSNERNKLLESLPTAASGGTSICAGIKSAFQVIREIYPQIDGSEIVLLTDGEDNSAGSCLDEVKQSGAIIHFIALGPSADQAVIEMSTTTGGSHLFATDEAANNGLIDAFSALVSGNADLSQQSLQ